From Microcystis aeruginosa NIES-2549, a single genomic window includes:
- the mnmE gene encoding tRNA uridine-5-carboxymethylaminomethyl(34) synthesis GTPase MnmE, with protein MLNTGDTIAAIATAIVPEQGSIGIVRLSGSQAVAIASRLFHTPNRQKWQSHRLLYGYIRHPQSQAIIDEALLLLMLAPRSFTREDVVEFHCHGGIMPVQQVLQLCLENGARLAQAGEFSLRAFLNGRIDLTQAESVVDLVGARSPQAAQFALAGLQGKLAQPIRHLRATCLDILAEIEARIDFEEDLPPLDHEAVLHSIEQVFCQVNLILATAERGELLRSGLKVAIVGRPNVGKSSLLNAWSRSDRAIVTDLPGTTRDIVESQLVVAGIPVQVLDTAGIRSASDRVEQIGVERSRQTARSADLVLLTVSAESGWTQEDEEIYRSVSDRRLILVINKIDLAHPETVIYPAEIERVVKLSAAQNQGIEELEKTIINAVQNQEIQAANLDLAINQRQAAALTRAKIALQQVKNTIDENLPFDFWSIDLRAAIQSLGEITGEEVTESVLDRIFSRFCIGK; from the coding sequence ATGTTAAACACAGGGGATACGATCGCCGCCATCGCTACGGCGATCGTTCCAGAACAGGGTAGTATCGGTATTGTCCGTTTATCCGGTAGTCAGGCAGTGGCGATCGCTAGTCGGCTTTTCCATACCCCCAACCGTCAAAAATGGCAAAGTCATCGTCTTCTCTACGGTTATATCCGACATCCCCAAAGTCAGGCAATTATCGATGAAGCTTTGCTGTTGCTCATGTTAGCGCCCCGCTCTTTCACCCGCGAGGATGTGGTGGAATTTCACTGTCATGGCGGCATTATGCCCGTACAACAGGTGTTACAGTTATGTCTAGAAAATGGGGCGCGTTTGGCACAAGCGGGGGAATTTAGCCTGCGTGCCTTTCTTAACGGCAGAATTGACCTAACTCAAGCCGAAAGCGTCGTCGATCTCGTTGGGGCGCGTTCTCCCCAAGCGGCACAATTTGCCCTCGCTGGGTTGCAGGGGAAACTCGCTCAACCGATCCGCCATTTGCGTGCCACCTGTCTCGATATTTTGGCTGAAATTGAGGCCCGTATTGACTTTGAAGAGGATTTACCGCCCTTGGATCATGAGGCGGTTCTCCATAGCATAGAACAGGTTTTTTGTCAAGTAAATTTAATTTTAGCCACCGCCGAGCGCGGGGAATTGCTGCGTAGTGGTCTGAAAGTGGCGATCGTGGGACGGCCGAATGTGGGGAAATCCAGTTTGTTAAATGCTTGGAGTCGGAGCGATCGAGCGATTGTCACCGATTTACCCGGCACCACCCGCGATATCGTCGAATCTCAGCTAGTTGTGGCGGGAATCCCCGTACAAGTCCTCGATACGGCAGGAATTCGCTCGGCCAGCGATCGAGTCGAACAAATTGGGGTGGAACGTTCCCGCCAAACGGCCCGGTCTGCTGATTTAGTTCTCTTAACCGTCTCCGCAGAGTCAGGATGGACCCAGGAAGACGAGGAAATTTATCGCTCTGTCAGCGATCGCCGATTAATTTTAGTGATTAATAAAATTGATTTAGCTCATCCCGAAACGGTAATTTATCCAGCAGAAATTGAGCGAGTTGTCAAGCTTTCCGCCGCCCAAAATCAGGGTATTGAAGAGTTAGAAAAAACTATTATTAATGCTGTCCAAAATCAAGAAATACAGGCGGCTAATTTGGATTTAGCCATTAATCAACGACAGGCGGCCGCTTTAACTAGGGCGAAAATTGCTTTGCAACAGGTCAAAAACACAATTGACGAAAATTTGCCTTTTGATTTTTGGTCGATCGATCTGCGTGCTGCCATTCAATCCTTAGGAGAAATTACCGGCGAAGAAGTGACTGAATCGGTACTTGATCGCATTTTTAGCCGTTTTTGTATTGGTAAATAA
- a CDS encoding DUF2062 domain-containing protein has protein sequence MPENMRSRSLKAKNKGNNLINRLTRSCRYWWVRLVRLQGHPIEIARGLAVGVFSGAFPWMGLQIIIAIFLAFCVRGNKIAAAAATWVSNPFTYIPLFLFNYKLGELFLGQGNQAIDSRIFASNQSWAENWASLSGEFLLTLFFGSLITGLLASIITYFVSYRLLSQWHHRRQTRRKR, from the coding sequence ATGCCCGAAAATATGCGCTCACGGTCATTAAAAGCGAAAAATAAAGGGAATAACCTAATTAATCGTCTGACGCGCTCCTGTCGCTACTGGTGGGTTCGCTTGGTGCGATTGCAGGGACATCCGATCGAAATCGCTCGCGGGTTAGCGGTGGGGGTGTTTTCTGGGGCTTTTCCTTGGATGGGATTACAGATCATTATTGCGATTTTTTTAGCTTTCTGTGTGCGGGGCAATAAAATTGCGGCAGCGGCAGCCACTTGGGTGAGTAATCCTTTTACCTATATTCCCCTGTTTTTGTTTAATTATAAATTGGGAGAATTGTTTTTAGGTCAAGGAAATCAAGCGATCGATAGTCGTATTTTTGCCTCTAACCAAAGTTGGGCGGAAAATTGGGCAAGTTTGAGCGGTGAATTTTTATTAACGCTATTTTTTGGCAGTTTGATTACAGGTCTGTTGGCGAGCATTATCACTTATTTTGTTAGTTATCGTCTCCTCAGTCAATGGCATCACCGGCGACAAACAAGGAGAAAACGCTGA
- a CDS encoding tetratricopeptide repeat protein: protein MLDPKEFRNIIHQYFTEVTSQEFLANQKKYCPEIFEGDNYPNITENLNNLAKLYQSQGRYEEAETLFLQALELRKQLLGDKHPDVSSSLNGLAKLYDSQGKYEEAEPLYLQALAIAEQALGENHPTTVNIRENLQTLRQQQHPSS from the coding sequence ATGCTAGATCCTAAAGAATTTCGCAATATTATCCACCAATATTTTACTGAAGTTACCTCACAGGAATTTCTGGCAAATCAAAAAAAATACTGTCCAGAAATTTTTGAAGGCGATAACTATCCCAATATCACTGAAAATCTTAATAATTTAGCAAAACTCTACCAATCTCAGGGAAGGTACGAAGAAGCAGAAACCCTCTTTTTACAAGCATTAGAATTGAGGAAACAACTATTAGGTGACAAGCATCCCGATGTATCATCTTCCCTCAATGGTTTAGCAAAATTATACGATTCTCAAGGAAAATACGAAGAAGCAGAACCACTCTATTTACAAGCTTTAGCAATTGCAGAGCAAGCTTTAGGGGAGAATCATCCTACTACTGTTAATATTCGGGAAAACTTACAAACGCTGCGACAACAGCAACATCCATCGTCTTAA
- a CDS encoding DUF3782 domain-containing protein: MTATIEEIRAILKQLAQSQQELSQSQQELSQAQKETDKQIKETDKQINRVSKQIGELGNRLGEFVEWQVRPAVVRLFQERGIDVHEFHPGISVKRDNEGLEIDLLVVNDTDAILVEVKSKLTQRDVDEHLQRLAKFKRLMPRFRDVKALGAVAAMIVPNEVASYGCRQGLFVLVQSGENVIILNDAEFTPRVW; this comes from the coding sequence ATGACAGCCACTATTGAAGAGATTCGGGCAATACTAAAGCAATTAGCTCAATCCCAACAAGAGTTATCCCAATCCCAACAAGAGTTATCCCAAGCTCAAAAAGAAACGGATAAACAAATCAAGGAAACAGATAAGCAAATTAACAGGGTTAGTAAGCAGATTGGGGAGTTGGGCAATCGTTTAGGAGAGTTTGTCGAGTGGCAAGTGCGTCCTGCGGTGGTGCGTCTTTTTCAAGAGCGGGGTATTGATGTGCATGAGTTTCACCCCGGTATTTCGGTAAAACGGGATAATGAGGGTTTAGAGATTGATCTATTGGTAGTAAATGATACGGATGCCATTTTAGTGGAGGTCAAAAGTAAGTTAACTCAAAGGGATGTGGACGAGCATTTACAACGTTTGGCGAAGTTTAAGCGGTTAATGCCTCGTTTTCGAGATGTAAAGGCTTTGGGAGCGGTGGCAGCGATGATTGTTCCCAATGAGGTGGCGAGTTATGGTTGTCGTCAGGGTTTGTTTGTGTTGGTGCAGTCAGGGGAAAATGTAATAATTTTAAATGATGCGGAGTTTACGCCCCGGGTTTGGTAG
- a CDS encoding NHLP bacteriocin system secretion protein, which produces MAKNQAESMSDQNHQQPDMGAKKTTQARIEGQDNNQIKTGIDPKIDSEKPFKYSEPTGRLGEIILRLMPVGLLLGGLSYWAIVGKIPTPVQGRAVILIPRSIVNIEPRQGGRVLTLLIQPGDSVKKGQLLATLEFPELETELKDKKDRLADLKQQDKRVDSIEVSRRQLNAASVDRQQKANQLQIKALQVQLSSNQKQREAYLSHARYLKNFQNSTDERLAAYDKLIEEGAVAKLDFPSYLFQFNNLEASNSINRVQIELDRLKGVDESLRAQMNALTAQNNILNTEKRQIDLQDTASDILRYNAIADQQREINTLRTTIQANKNVVSLYNGQILDLSVNPGEVLAPGGRIGTLEVSNLKAKTNVVALFKSGDAKRLEPGKEVEVVPDLYDRERYGGIVAKVVSVDQQPVTVAELANIVGSHELASKLFLGRDEDDRDKPIPVNASVIKATLALKVDRNTPSGFYWTQAKGAPQRITNGTTADVHAVVEERSLVSYITPAFRWITGVYDR; this is translated from the coding sequence ATGGCAAAAAATCAAGCCGAATCTATGTCTGATCAGAATCATCAGCAGCCAGATATGGGTGCGAAGAAAACAACGCAGGCTAGGATAGAAGGTCAGGATAATAATCAAATAAAAACAGGAATTGATCCTAAAATTGATTCGGAAAAACCGTTTAAATATTCGGAGCCAACAGGAAGATTAGGGGAGATAATCCTGCGCTTAATGCCGGTGGGTCTTTTGCTCGGAGGACTGAGTTATTGGGCGATAGTTGGCAAGATTCCGACTCCTGTTCAAGGACGAGCGGTCATTTTGATTCCTCGTTCTATTGTTAATATCGAACCCCGTCAAGGTGGGCGGGTGTTAACCCTCCTGATTCAACCAGGAGATTCTGTCAAAAAAGGGCAATTACTGGCAACTTTAGAGTTTCCTGAATTAGAAACAGAATTAAAGGATAAAAAGGATAGGTTAGCAGATCTCAAGCAGCAGGATAAAAGAGTGGACTCTATTGAAGTGAGTCGTCGCCAATTGAATGCAGCCTCAGTAGATCGCCAGCAAAAGGCCAATCAGCTTCAGATTAAAGCACTTCAAGTTCAATTATCCAGTAATCAAAAACAGCGAGAAGCCTATCTCTCCCATGCTCGATACCTTAAAAATTTCCAGAACTCAACGGATGAAAGACTAGCCGCCTACGATAAACTTATCGAAGAGGGGGCTGTCGCCAAGCTAGATTTTCCCTCCTATTTGTTTCAGTTCAATAATCTAGAGGCTTCTAATAGTATCAATCGCGTCCAAATAGAACTCGATCGCCTGAAGGGGGTTGATGAAAGCCTGCGAGCGCAGATGAACGCATTGACGGCACAGAATAATATACTAAACACAGAAAAACGGCAAATAGACCTGCAAGATACAGCCAGTGATATTCTTCGTTACAATGCGATCGCTGACCAGCAACGAGAGATTAATACGTTAAGAACCACTATTCAAGCCAACAAAAATGTAGTGAGTCTGTACAACGGCCAGATTTTAGACTTATCTGTTAATCCGGGGGAAGTCCTGGCTCCGGGGGGGCGCATAGGTACGTTAGAAGTCTCCAATCTAAAGGCCAAGACCAACGTGGTGGCATTGTTTAAGAGTGGTGATGCCAAACGATTAGAACCGGGCAAGGAAGTAGAAGTCGTTCCCGATCTCTATGATCGCGAACGCTATGGGGGTATCGTCGCTAAGGTCGTTTCCGTCGATCAGCAGCCGGTAACTGTGGCAGAACTAGCAAATATAGTCGGAAGTCATGAACTCGCCAGCAAGCTGTTTCTGGGTAGAGATGAAGACGATCGCGATAAGCCTATACCCGTCAATGCAAGTGTTATCAAAGCCACTTTAGCGCTGAAGGTCGATCGCAATACACCCAGTGGTTTTTACTGGACTCAAGCCAAGGGAGCGCCCCAAAGAATTACCAACGGGACTACCGCAGATGTCCATGCTGTGGTAGAAGAGCGTTCTTTAGTGAGTTATATAACCCCTGCTTTTCGCTGGATTACAGGGGTGTACGATCGTTAA
- a CDS encoding FUSC family protein, translating to MIRQGLKFSLGAALLTSFFWHRGNVLDNFVYPVFGYVSVLIEPSMGGAIAAGLGRLGGSALGGIIAAILVNAYGIQGSSFFVIPSLTYILAALICETYRWQAAYSQATLLGALIAMRVVGTSAQQDIWLYLRSRLIDNWIGIAVGIAVALLFWPQNTRSDLNRNLMGILQDIPRLFQKILDRHLKTEVEERDYSLSIEQNELNLLNQIKKSTQTSLSTLTKATHEFGSEILVAENWSEILAIQNQLTRQLADLMAFKGEKHEQNLVGQFRAEFYQLATHLTDSFDSLRDLSNGKKILATPYLTELEEDLANIGGKLDHLRTSGEIDRYDVQESLQFYQFIQLVSRFIQQCEGLGGRIIDKTKVTATFRRRHLITFPKWAPISLKRLREIVSLGLVIGLLLAIIRHIEFPYPSAYEKVADIVIIGAVVTVIQPTRGRAIAIGWAATVSLSLTILCIYLLVKSFGYNPFSSSLAYFFAYFSCAWLGFTPIARIGAIVAADAIGKDIFPFFEQGIWSALISVPVGAFLGVLLTTVFMTKSATNQLETDFSVTFKKMGQLYQKLLSGYFQDTIPPSDIAQLKQAITVAIAQHPASVKIASLEQISTVLATKHQNFWNFSIGYEQKLSAQLDALQDVLQQPLPEPIRQKFLPELQAIAQQTAIAFDEMADAIAAQVILNPPKLGLLIEEIESLEKQLLSLRVESRSYPLNELIAFSSAFMTMKAIASNLNQMSQDLPAYTQ from the coding sequence ATAATCAGACAGGGATTGAAGTTTTCCCTGGGTGCTGCTCTCTTAACGAGTTTCTTTTGGCACCGAGGAAATGTATTAGACAACTTTGTCTATCCCGTCTTTGGGTATGTCTCTGTACTGATTGAGCCATCGATGGGAGGTGCGATTGCGGCAGGTTTGGGGCGTTTGGGGGGAAGTGCTTTGGGGGGAATCATTGCCGCTATCCTGGTGAACGCCTACGGAATCCAAGGCTCAAGTTTTTTTGTCATTCCCTCTCTCACCTACATTTTAGCCGCCCTGATCTGTGAAACTTACCGATGGCAAGCCGCTTATTCCCAAGCCACACTACTGGGCGCTTTAATTGCCATGAGAGTGGTAGGAACATCAGCACAACAAGATATCTGGCTCTATTTGCGGTCGCGCCTGATCGATAACTGGATCGGAATCGCTGTGGGAATTGCTGTGGCCTTACTATTTTGGCCCCAGAATACTCGATCCGATCTCAACCGGAACTTGATGGGAATCCTTCAAGATATACCGCGCTTGTTCCAAAAAATCCTCGATCGCCACTTAAAAACTGAGGTCGAGGAGCGGGATTATTCTCTTTCTATTGAGCAGAACGAGCTTAACTTACTCAATCAGATTAAAAAATCAACACAAACTAGCCTTTCAACACTCACAAAAGCAACCCATGAATTCGGTAGTGAGATATTGGTGGCAGAAAATTGGAGTGAAATCTTGGCAATTCAGAACCAATTGACTCGACAATTAGCTGATCTGATGGCTTTTAAGGGCGAAAAGCATGAACAAAATTTAGTGGGTCAGTTCAGGGCGGAATTTTACCAATTGGCGACTCATCTTACCGACAGCTTTGATAGCTTGAGGGATCTGAGTAACGGCAAAAAAATCTTAGCTACCCCTTACCTGACAGAATTAGAAGAAGATTTAGCGAATATTGGGGGTAAACTTGATCATCTCCGAACAAGTGGAGAGATTGACCGGTATGATGTTCAAGAATCACTACAGTTTTATCAATTTATTCAACTTGTATCTCGATTTATCCAACAATGCGAGGGATTAGGAGGCAGGATAATCGATAAAACCAAAGTAACTGCAACTTTCAGGCGAAGACACCTGATTACCTTTCCCAAATGGGCCCCTATATCCCTAAAACGCCTGAGAGAAATTGTCAGTCTTGGCCTGGTTATTGGTTTGTTACTGGCTATTATTCGTCACATCGAGTTTCCCTATCCTTCTGCTTACGAAAAAGTGGCAGATATTGTGATCATAGGTGCAGTGGTCACTGTGATTCAACCGACAAGGGGGCGAGCGATCGCGATCGGTTGGGCGGCAACTGTTTCGTTGAGTTTGACGATTCTCTGTATTTACCTGTTGGTCAAGTCCTTTGGTTATAATCCTTTTAGTAGCAGTCTGGCTTATTTTTTCGCCTACTTCAGTTGTGCTTGGCTGGGGTTTACGCCAATCGCTCGCATCGGTGCGATTGTAGCAGCCGATGCCATCGGGAAGGATATTTTTCCTTTTTTCGAGCAAGGAATTTGGTCCGCACTGATTTCAGTTCCCGTAGGTGCGTTTCTGGGGGTGTTGCTGACCACTGTATTTATGACAAAATCGGCTACAAACCAACTGGAAACAGATTTTTCTGTGACTTTTAAGAAAATGGGACAGCTATATCAAAAACTGCTGTCAGGCTATTTTCAGGATACGATACCACCGTCAGATATCGCCCAACTGAAGCAGGCCATCACAGTGGCGATCGCTCAACATCCAGCCTCGGTTAAGATTGCCAGTCTCGAACAAATTTCCACAGTTTTAGCAACCAAACACCAAAATTTTTGGAATTTCTCCATCGGCTACGAACAAAAACTCTCGGCTCAACTGGATGCTTTACAAGATGTGCTACAGCAACCGCTTCCTGAACCGATACGACAAAAGTTTTTACCTGAATTACAAGCGATCGCACAACAGACCGCGATCGCTTTTGATGAAATGGCTGATGCGATCGCTGCCCAGGTAATTCTCAACCCACCAAAGTTAGGATTGCTCATCGAAGAAATTGAATCTCTTGAGAAGCAATTACTGAGCTTGCGGGTTGAGAGTCGAAGTTATCCCTTAAATGAGCTAATCGCCTTTAGCTCGGCTTTTATGACGATGAAAGCCATTGCCAGCAACTTAAATCAAATGAGTCAAGACTTACCTGCCTACACCCAATAG
- a CDS encoding type II toxin-antitoxin system HicA family toxin produces the protein MPRIPGVNHLDAVRALEKVGFRIIRQGKHIIMSDGVRQVALPRHNPIKAFTMGGIVQDAGLTVAEFRKLL, from the coding sequence ATGCCTAGAATTCCTGGCGTAAATCACCTAGATGCAGTACGAGCCTTGGAGAAGGTAGGCTTTCGGATCATTCGCCAAGGCAAACATATCATCATGAGTGATGGGGTGCGTCAAGTTGCTCTTCCAAGGCACAATCCAATTAAGGCATTTACAATGGGTGGAATTGTTCAAGATGCTGGTTTGACAGTCGCAGAATTTCGTAAACTATTATGA
- a CDS encoding type II toxin-antitoxin system HicB family antitoxin, with protein MKYKIVLYRSEEGITVGVPALPGCWSEGDTEEEALTNIQDAIREYLAALEERLQDGEIREIEMQV; from the coding sequence ATGAAATACAAAATTGTCCTTTATCGTTCTGAAGAAGGAATTACTGTTGGCGTTCCTGCGCTCCCCGGTTGTTGGTCTGAGGGAGATACTGAGGAAGAGGCATTAACCAATATCCAAGATGCAATTCGTGAGTATCTTGCAGCCTTAGAAGAACGCTTGCAAGATGGGGAAATTCGTGAAATTGAAATGCAGGTGTAA